From Proteiniborus sp. DW1, one genomic window encodes:
- a CDS encoding ATP-binding cassette domain-containing protein: MDIKGDMMIKTENIVYRYEDGTIALNKVSVDFSMYNIIGILGCNGSGKTTLFLNLCGILKPEEGRILFNGEELKYNKKSLLKLRKSIGIVFQDPDKQIFHSKVYDDVAFGPRNMGFSEEVVEERVAKAMSLVGIDGLKDKPVHFLSYGQKKRVAIAGVLAMDNDIICFDEPTAGLDPKMTRTMIKMIRDIAAQGKKIIISSHDMDLIYNICEYTYILNKGVIFKEGNVNNIFLDEEVLVQIGLEQPWLVRLHCKTKIPLFSGEEELYNYLNKLL, from the coding sequence TTGGATATAAAGGGTGATATGATGATTAAAACAGAAAACATAGTTTACAGATATGAGGATGGTACCATAGCTTTAAATAAAGTAAGTGTTGACTTTTCTATGTATAATATAATAGGAATTTTAGGCTGCAATGGTTCTGGGAAGACTACCTTATTTTTAAATCTTTGTGGTATACTAAAGCCTGAGGAAGGAAGAATACTGTTTAATGGAGAAGAACTTAAATATAATAAAAAATCTTTACTAAAACTTAGAAAATCTATTGGAATAGTATTTCAAGACCCTGATAAGCAGATATTTCATTCAAAAGTCTATGATGATGTAGCTTTTGGACCTAGAAATATGGGCTTTTCAGAAGAGGTAGTGGAAGAAAGAGTAGCCAAAGCAATGAGTTTAGTAGGTATAGATGGATTAAAGGACAAGCCAGTACATTTTTTAAGCTATGGACAGAAAAAAAGAGTTGCAATAGCAGGCGTTTTAGCAATGGATAATGATATAATATGCTTTGATGAACCTACAGCAGGACTAGATCCTAAAATGACCAGAACTATGATAAAAATGATAAGGGATATAGCTGCTCAAGGGAAAAAAATTATTATATCGAGCCATGATATGGATTTGATATATAATATATGTGAATATACGTATATACTAAACAAAGGTGTTATATTCAAAGAGGGCAATGTCAATAATATATTTCTTGATGAGGAAGTACTGGTCCAGATAGGACTTGAGCAGCCATGGCTAGTAAGGCTGCATTGTAAAACTAAGATACCGCTATTTTCAGGTGAAGAGGAACTTTACAATTATCTCAATAAATTATTATAA